A genomic region of Paralichthys olivaceus isolate ysfri-2021 chromosome 18, ASM2471397v2, whole genome shotgun sequence contains the following coding sequences:
- the ulk1b gene encoding serine/threonine-protein kinase ULK1 isoform X3, protein METVGKFEFSRKDLIGHGAFAVVFKGRNREKHDWEVAVKCINKKNLAKSQTLLGKEIKILKELKHENIVALLDFQETASSVYLVMEYCNGGDLADYLHSKGTLSEDTIRVFLQQIAGAMRVLQAKGIIHRDLKPQNILLSYPQGRKSHSNNTCIKIADFGFARYLQNNMMAATLCGSPMYMAPEVIMSQNYDAKADLWSIGTIVFQCLTGKAPFQASSPQDLRLFYEKNKNLSPNIPRETSSHLRQLLLGLLQRNHKDRMDFDEFFSHPFLEASSSIKKTTPTVTMTCFPSSASASSCSSSSTSHLASPPQSLAEVQHLRAKALASPTQEATGFLLKDSSGGGGSSKNSSSCDTDDFVMVPAHFTSELTCESKVLQDSLMNSGSLLASAGLCSQVKTPPRSPSYSGSPSPVRPSEFLGSNYGNHSQSPPIPVPTQVQNYQRMEQNLHSTKQDGSPRLSTPVRRCSSGSSLGFARTGPSPPYVQAPVTASRRLSLGGGRTFQLSPQAPQHAEHRPTYQQHPQRTGLGTRLHSAPCLSECVSGGARQKIRKQHSDPVVAPSSGLMTLRALHSSPRLSELMQRSPLPTILGSPSRVLPPFEFPKPPSSPNLVTFLTQQGLVIGSPCSRTAPSEPRDPGQQAPVIHRLNDDTRTFGRSQSAGRLSDMLLMAAFGPGGPVCEQGSAENLTSEKAIEITVPPGGGVGLTPGSISPAQVVFTVGSPPSGSTPPQTSRQRKHSGSFISVSPAGSFTSRYPQTGTYLDGFEAPPSPRYSFTDPITANMGGPVTFEAPELPEETLMEQEHTDTVQSLRFTLDFARCLMEVAGARGVAVVGEQLEVAHACLVQQQSLVADQISSLSREWSHAEQLVLYLKTAELLSTALHTAMERVKQGKLYPSATVKQVVRRLNELYKSSVACCRTLSTRLEHFFSRKHRLMDQITSITAERLLFSHTVQMVQAAALDEMFHQGEASVLRYHKALLLMEGLSLLLTERDDILSVSKCKECIERRLTALQSGLCV, encoded by the exons ATGGAGACTGTGGGGAAATTCGAGTTCAGTCGGAAGGACTTGATAGGACATGGCGCATTCGCTGTCGTCTTTAAAGGAAGAAACCGAGAG AAACACGACTGGGAGGTGGCAGTAAAATGTATAAACAAGAAGAACCTGGCCAAATCCCAGACCCTGTTGGGGAAAGAGATCAAAATACTCAAG gaactgaaacatgaaaacattgtggCATTACTGGACTTTCAG GAAACTGCCAGCTCTGTGTACCTGGTAATGGAG TACTGCAATGGGGGTGACCTTGCGGACTACTTACACT CTAAAGGCACGCTGAGTGAGGACACCATTCGGGTTTTCCTGCAGCAAATTGCTGGGGCCATGAGGGTCCTGCAGGCCAAGGGAATAATCCACAGGGACCTCAAACCCCAGAACATCCTGCTCTCGTACCCACAGGGACGCAAGTCGCACTCCAACAACACCTGCATCAAGATTG CGGACTTCGGCTTCGCCCGGTACCTTCAGAATAACATGATGGCGGCAACGCTCTGTGGTTCTCCCATGTACATG GCTCCTGAGGTCATTATGTCCCAAAACTATGATGCCAAGGCGGACCTGTGGAGCATAGGGACCATAGTGTTTCAGTGCCTGACAGGAAAGGCTCCTTTTCAG GCCAGCAGTCCTCAGGACCTCCGGCTGTTTTATGAAAAGAACAAGAATCTCAGCCCAAA CATCCCCAGAGAGACTTCAAGTCATCtgaggcagctgctgctgggtcTGCTGCAGCGCAACCACAAGGACCGCATGGACTTTG ATGAGTTTTTCTCTCATCCTTTCCTGGAGGCGAGCTCGTCAATAAAAAAGA CAACTCCGACTGTGACCATGACCTGTTTCCCGAGCTCTGCATCAGCCAGCTCTTGTagcagctcctccacctctcatCTCGCTTCGCCGCCg CAGTCTCTTGCTGAAGTTCAGCATTTGCGTGCGAAAGCTCTGGCCTCCCCTACCCAGGAGGCCACTGGTTTTCTCCTCAAGGACTCCTCAGGGGGGGGCGGCAGCAGCAAGAACTCCTCCTCCTGTGACACGGATGACTTTGTCATGGTGCCGGCTCACTTCACCA GTGAGCTGACATGTGAGAGTAAAGTGCTGCAGGACAGCCTGATGAACAGTGG CTCTCTTCTTGCCTCTGCTGGTCTGTGTAGTCAAGTCAAAACACCACCACGCTCGCCCTCCTACAGCGGCTCTCCAAGTCCTGTCAG GCCCAGCGAGTTCTTGGGAAGTAACTATGGAAACCACAGTCAATCACCGCCTATCCCAGTCCCCACTCAGGTCCAGAACTACCAGCGCATGGAGCAGAATCTCCATTCGACTAAACAGGATGGCTCACCACG GTTGTCGACACCAGTGCGGCGCTGCAGCAGTGGAAGCTCGTTGGGCTTCGCTCGGACCGGACCTTCGCCACCATACGTGCAGGCGCCGGTTACCGCCAGCCGCAGACTCTCTCTGGGAGGTGGTAGAACTTTCCAGCTCTCGCCTCAAG CTCCTCAGCACGCGGAGCACCGGCCAACTTATCAGCAGCACCCGCAGAGGACCGGACTTGGTACGCGGCTCCACAGTGCCCCCTGTCTTTCCGAGTGCGTCAGTGGTGGCGCCAGGCAGAAGATCAGGAAGCAGCACTCTGACCCAGTGGTCGCCCCCTCGTCGGGCCTGATGACTCTCCGCGCCTTACACTCGTCCCCCAGACTGAGTGAGCTGATGCAGCGCAGCCCTCTTCCCACCATCCTCGGCTCCCCCTCGAGG GTCCTCCCTCCATTTGAATTCCCCAAGCCTCCCAGCTCCCCGAACCTTGTGACCTTCCTCACACAGCAGGGTTTGGTCATCGGCTCTCCGTGCAGCAGGACTGCCCCGTCAGAGCCCAGAGACCCAGGACAACAAGCTCCGGTCATCCACAGACTGAACGATGACACCAGGACCTTTGGGAG GTCTCAGAGTGCTGGTCGTCTGTCTGACATGCTGCTGATGGCTGCGTTTGGACCAGGCGGACCTGTGTGTGAACAAGGCAGCGCAGAGAACCTGACCTCTGAAAAAGCCATAGAAATAACAG TGCCCCCAGGTGGTGGGGTAGGCCTTACACCTGGATCCATTAGCCCTGCACAGGTGGTCTTCACTGTGGGCTCTCCTCCCAGCGGCAGCACCCCACCTCAAACCTCCAGACAGAGGAAACACTCAG GCTCATTCATATCAGTCAGCCCCGCAGGCTCCTTCACCAGCCGGTATCCTCAGACAGGCACCTATCTGGACGGCTTCGAGGCTCCGCCCAGTCCTCGCTACAGTTTCACTGATCCTATCACAGCCAACATGGGAGGCCCCGTAACCTTTGAGGCGCCGGAGCTGCCTGAGGAGACGCTGATGGAG CAGGAGCACACGGACACGGTGCAAAGCCTGCGTTTCACCCTTGACTTTGCCCGTTGCCTGATGGAGGTGGCTGGGGCCCGTGGTGTCGCGGTGGTGGGGGAGCAGCTGGAGGTTGCTCATGCCTGCCTCGTTCAGCAGCAGAGCCTGGTAGCAGATCAGATAAGCTCGCTGAGCCGAGAGTGGAG TCATGCAGAACAGCTGGTTCTCTACCTTAAGACTGCAGAGCTCTTGTCCACTGCCTTACACACAGCCATGGAGCGAGTGAAACAGGGCAAACTCTACCCATCCGCTACAGTCAAACAAG TCGTGAGGAGGCTGAACGAGCTGTACAAGTCTAGCGTGGCGTGCTGTCGCACGCTCAGCACTCGTCTGGAGCACTTTTTTTCCAGGAAGCACCGTCTAATGGACCAAATCACCTCCATCACAGCAGAGCGGCTGCTGTTCAGCCACACTGTGCAGATG GTTCAGGCTGCTGCGCTGGACGAGATGTTCCACCAGGGGGAAGCATCGGTCCTGCGCTACCACAAAgctctgctgctgatggagggcttgtctctgctgctcactgaaCGGGACGACATCCTCAGTGTTAGCAAAT GTAAGGAGTGCATTGAACGCCGCCTCACCGCTTTGCAGTCAGGACTCTGTGTTTGA
- the ulk1b gene encoding serine/threonine-protein kinase ULK1 isoform X1, translating to METVGKFEFSRKDLIGHGAFAVVFKGRNREKHDWEVAVKCINKKNLAKSQTLLGKEIKILKELKHENIVALLDFQETASSVYLVMEYCNGGDLADYLHSKGTLSEDTIRVFLQQIAGAMRVLQAKGIIHRDLKPQNILLSYPQGRKSHSNNTCIKIADFGFARYLQNNMMAATLCGSPMYMAPEVIMSQNYDAKADLWSIGTIVFQCLTGKAPFQASSPQDLRLFYEKNKNLSPNIPRETSSHLRQLLLGLLQRNHKDRMDFDEFFSHPFLEASSSIKKTTPTVTMTCFPSSASASSCSSSSTSHLASPPQSLAEVQHLRAKALASPTQEATGFLLKDSSGGGGSSKNSSSCDTDDFVMVPAHFTTGELTCESKVLQDSLMNSGSLLASAGLCSQVKTPPRSPSYSGSPSPVRPSEFLGSNYGNHSQSPPIPVPTQVQNYQRMEQNLHSTKQDGSPRLSTPVRRCSSGSSLGFARTGPSPPYVQAPVTASRRLSLGGGRTFQLSPQAPQHAEHRPTYQQHPQRTGLGTRLHSAPCLSECVSGGARQKIRKQHSDPVVAPSSGLMTLRALHSSPRLSELMQRSPLPTILGSPSRVLPPFEFPKPPSSPNLVTFLTQQGLVIGSPCSRTAPSEPRDPGQQAPVIHRLNDDTRTFGRSQSAGRLSDMLLMAAFGPGGPVCEQGSAENLTSEKAIEITVPPGGGVGLTPGSISPAQVVFTVGSPPSGSTPPQTSRQRKHSGSFISVSPAGSFTSRYPQTGTYLDGFEAPPSPRYSFTDPITANMGGPVTFEAPELPEETLMEQEHTDTVQSLRFTLDFARCLMEVAGARGVAVVGEQLEVAHACLVQQQSLVADQISSLSREWSHAEQLVLYLKTAELLSTALHTAMERVKQGKLYPSATVKQVVRRLNELYKSSVACCRTLSTRLEHFFSRKHRLMDQITSITAERLLFSHTVQMVQAAALDEMFHQGEASVLRYHKALLLMEGLSLLLTERDDILSVSKCKECIERRLTALQSGLCV from the exons ATGGAGACTGTGGGGAAATTCGAGTTCAGTCGGAAGGACTTGATAGGACATGGCGCATTCGCTGTCGTCTTTAAAGGAAGAAACCGAGAG AAACACGACTGGGAGGTGGCAGTAAAATGTATAAACAAGAAGAACCTGGCCAAATCCCAGACCCTGTTGGGGAAAGAGATCAAAATACTCAAG gaactgaaacatgaaaacattgtggCATTACTGGACTTTCAG GAAACTGCCAGCTCTGTGTACCTGGTAATGGAG TACTGCAATGGGGGTGACCTTGCGGACTACTTACACT CTAAAGGCACGCTGAGTGAGGACACCATTCGGGTTTTCCTGCAGCAAATTGCTGGGGCCATGAGGGTCCTGCAGGCCAAGGGAATAATCCACAGGGACCTCAAACCCCAGAACATCCTGCTCTCGTACCCACAGGGACGCAAGTCGCACTCCAACAACACCTGCATCAAGATTG CGGACTTCGGCTTCGCCCGGTACCTTCAGAATAACATGATGGCGGCAACGCTCTGTGGTTCTCCCATGTACATG GCTCCTGAGGTCATTATGTCCCAAAACTATGATGCCAAGGCGGACCTGTGGAGCATAGGGACCATAGTGTTTCAGTGCCTGACAGGAAAGGCTCCTTTTCAG GCCAGCAGTCCTCAGGACCTCCGGCTGTTTTATGAAAAGAACAAGAATCTCAGCCCAAA CATCCCCAGAGAGACTTCAAGTCATCtgaggcagctgctgctgggtcTGCTGCAGCGCAACCACAAGGACCGCATGGACTTTG ATGAGTTTTTCTCTCATCCTTTCCTGGAGGCGAGCTCGTCAATAAAAAAGA CAACTCCGACTGTGACCATGACCTGTTTCCCGAGCTCTGCATCAGCCAGCTCTTGTagcagctcctccacctctcatCTCGCTTCGCCGCCg CAGTCTCTTGCTGAAGTTCAGCATTTGCGTGCGAAAGCTCTGGCCTCCCCTACCCAGGAGGCCACTGGTTTTCTCCTCAAGGACTCCTCAGGGGGGGGCGGCAGCAGCAAGAACTCCTCCTCCTGTGACACGGATGACTTTGTCATGGTGCCGGCTCACTTCACCA CAGGTGAGCTGACATGTGAGAGTAAAGTGCTGCAGGACAGCCTGATGAACAGTGG CTCTCTTCTTGCCTCTGCTGGTCTGTGTAGTCAAGTCAAAACACCACCACGCTCGCCCTCCTACAGCGGCTCTCCAAGTCCTGTCAG GCCCAGCGAGTTCTTGGGAAGTAACTATGGAAACCACAGTCAATCACCGCCTATCCCAGTCCCCACTCAGGTCCAGAACTACCAGCGCATGGAGCAGAATCTCCATTCGACTAAACAGGATGGCTCACCACG GTTGTCGACACCAGTGCGGCGCTGCAGCAGTGGAAGCTCGTTGGGCTTCGCTCGGACCGGACCTTCGCCACCATACGTGCAGGCGCCGGTTACCGCCAGCCGCAGACTCTCTCTGGGAGGTGGTAGAACTTTCCAGCTCTCGCCTCAAG CTCCTCAGCACGCGGAGCACCGGCCAACTTATCAGCAGCACCCGCAGAGGACCGGACTTGGTACGCGGCTCCACAGTGCCCCCTGTCTTTCCGAGTGCGTCAGTGGTGGCGCCAGGCAGAAGATCAGGAAGCAGCACTCTGACCCAGTGGTCGCCCCCTCGTCGGGCCTGATGACTCTCCGCGCCTTACACTCGTCCCCCAGACTGAGTGAGCTGATGCAGCGCAGCCCTCTTCCCACCATCCTCGGCTCCCCCTCGAGG GTCCTCCCTCCATTTGAATTCCCCAAGCCTCCCAGCTCCCCGAACCTTGTGACCTTCCTCACACAGCAGGGTTTGGTCATCGGCTCTCCGTGCAGCAGGACTGCCCCGTCAGAGCCCAGAGACCCAGGACAACAAGCTCCGGTCATCCACAGACTGAACGATGACACCAGGACCTTTGGGAG GTCTCAGAGTGCTGGTCGTCTGTCTGACATGCTGCTGATGGCTGCGTTTGGACCAGGCGGACCTGTGTGTGAACAAGGCAGCGCAGAGAACCTGACCTCTGAAAAAGCCATAGAAATAACAG TGCCCCCAGGTGGTGGGGTAGGCCTTACACCTGGATCCATTAGCCCTGCACAGGTGGTCTTCACTGTGGGCTCTCCTCCCAGCGGCAGCACCCCACCTCAAACCTCCAGACAGAGGAAACACTCAG GCTCATTCATATCAGTCAGCCCCGCAGGCTCCTTCACCAGCCGGTATCCTCAGACAGGCACCTATCTGGACGGCTTCGAGGCTCCGCCCAGTCCTCGCTACAGTTTCACTGATCCTATCACAGCCAACATGGGAGGCCCCGTAACCTTTGAGGCGCCGGAGCTGCCTGAGGAGACGCTGATGGAG CAGGAGCACACGGACACGGTGCAAAGCCTGCGTTTCACCCTTGACTTTGCCCGTTGCCTGATGGAGGTGGCTGGGGCCCGTGGTGTCGCGGTGGTGGGGGAGCAGCTGGAGGTTGCTCATGCCTGCCTCGTTCAGCAGCAGAGCCTGGTAGCAGATCAGATAAGCTCGCTGAGCCGAGAGTGGAG TCATGCAGAACAGCTGGTTCTCTACCTTAAGACTGCAGAGCTCTTGTCCACTGCCTTACACACAGCCATGGAGCGAGTGAAACAGGGCAAACTCTACCCATCCGCTACAGTCAAACAAG TCGTGAGGAGGCTGAACGAGCTGTACAAGTCTAGCGTGGCGTGCTGTCGCACGCTCAGCACTCGTCTGGAGCACTTTTTTTCCAGGAAGCACCGTCTAATGGACCAAATCACCTCCATCACAGCAGAGCGGCTGCTGTTCAGCCACACTGTGCAGATG GTTCAGGCTGCTGCGCTGGACGAGATGTTCCACCAGGGGGAAGCATCGGTCCTGCGCTACCACAAAgctctgctgctgatggagggcttgtctctgctgctcactgaaCGGGACGACATCCTCAGTGTTAGCAAAT GTAAGGAGTGCATTGAACGCCGCCTCACCGCTTTGCAGTCAGGACTCTGTGTTTGA
- the ulk1b gene encoding serine/threonine-protein kinase ULK1 isoform X2, producing METVGKFEFSRKDLIGHGAFAVVFKGRNREKHDWEVAVKCINKKNLAKSQTLLGKEIKILKELKHENIVALLDFQETASSVYLVMEYCNGGDLADYLHSKGTLSEDTIRVFLQQIAGAMRVLQAKGIIHRDLKPQNILLSYPQGRKSHSNNTCIKIADFGFARYLQNNMMAATLCGSPMYMAPEVIMSQNYDAKADLWSIGTIVFQCLTGKAPFQASSPQDLRLFYEKNKNLSPNIPRETSSHLRQLLLGLLQRNHKDRMDFDEFFSHPFLEASSSIKKTTPTVTMTCFPSSASASSCSSSSTSHLASPPSLAEVQHLRAKALASPTQEATGFLLKDSSGGGGSSKNSSSCDTDDFVMVPAHFTTGELTCESKVLQDSLMNSGSLLASAGLCSQVKTPPRSPSYSGSPSPVRPSEFLGSNYGNHSQSPPIPVPTQVQNYQRMEQNLHSTKQDGSPRLSTPVRRCSSGSSLGFARTGPSPPYVQAPVTASRRLSLGGGRTFQLSPQAPQHAEHRPTYQQHPQRTGLGTRLHSAPCLSECVSGGARQKIRKQHSDPVVAPSSGLMTLRALHSSPRLSELMQRSPLPTILGSPSRVLPPFEFPKPPSSPNLVTFLTQQGLVIGSPCSRTAPSEPRDPGQQAPVIHRLNDDTRTFGRSQSAGRLSDMLLMAAFGPGGPVCEQGSAENLTSEKAIEITVPPGGGVGLTPGSISPAQVVFTVGSPPSGSTPPQTSRQRKHSGSFISVSPAGSFTSRYPQTGTYLDGFEAPPSPRYSFTDPITANMGGPVTFEAPELPEETLMEQEHTDTVQSLRFTLDFARCLMEVAGARGVAVVGEQLEVAHACLVQQQSLVADQISSLSREWSHAEQLVLYLKTAELLSTALHTAMERVKQGKLYPSATVKQVVRRLNELYKSSVACCRTLSTRLEHFFSRKHRLMDQITSITAERLLFSHTVQMVQAAALDEMFHQGEASVLRYHKALLLMEGLSLLLTERDDILSVSKCKECIERRLTALQSGLCV from the exons ATGGAGACTGTGGGGAAATTCGAGTTCAGTCGGAAGGACTTGATAGGACATGGCGCATTCGCTGTCGTCTTTAAAGGAAGAAACCGAGAG AAACACGACTGGGAGGTGGCAGTAAAATGTATAAACAAGAAGAACCTGGCCAAATCCCAGACCCTGTTGGGGAAAGAGATCAAAATACTCAAG gaactgaaacatgaaaacattgtggCATTACTGGACTTTCAG GAAACTGCCAGCTCTGTGTACCTGGTAATGGAG TACTGCAATGGGGGTGACCTTGCGGACTACTTACACT CTAAAGGCACGCTGAGTGAGGACACCATTCGGGTTTTCCTGCAGCAAATTGCTGGGGCCATGAGGGTCCTGCAGGCCAAGGGAATAATCCACAGGGACCTCAAACCCCAGAACATCCTGCTCTCGTACCCACAGGGACGCAAGTCGCACTCCAACAACACCTGCATCAAGATTG CGGACTTCGGCTTCGCCCGGTACCTTCAGAATAACATGATGGCGGCAACGCTCTGTGGTTCTCCCATGTACATG GCTCCTGAGGTCATTATGTCCCAAAACTATGATGCCAAGGCGGACCTGTGGAGCATAGGGACCATAGTGTTTCAGTGCCTGACAGGAAAGGCTCCTTTTCAG GCCAGCAGTCCTCAGGACCTCCGGCTGTTTTATGAAAAGAACAAGAATCTCAGCCCAAA CATCCCCAGAGAGACTTCAAGTCATCtgaggcagctgctgctgggtcTGCTGCAGCGCAACCACAAGGACCGCATGGACTTTG ATGAGTTTTTCTCTCATCCTTTCCTGGAGGCGAGCTCGTCAATAAAAAAGA CAACTCCGACTGTGACCATGACCTGTTTCCCGAGCTCTGCATCAGCCAGCTCTTGTagcagctcctccacctctcatCTCGCTTCGCCGCCg TCTCTTGCTGAAGTTCAGCATTTGCGTGCGAAAGCTCTGGCCTCCCCTACCCAGGAGGCCACTGGTTTTCTCCTCAAGGACTCCTCAGGGGGGGGCGGCAGCAGCAAGAACTCCTCCTCCTGTGACACGGATGACTTTGTCATGGTGCCGGCTCACTTCACCA CAGGTGAGCTGACATGTGAGAGTAAAGTGCTGCAGGACAGCCTGATGAACAGTGG CTCTCTTCTTGCCTCTGCTGGTCTGTGTAGTCAAGTCAAAACACCACCACGCTCGCCCTCCTACAGCGGCTCTCCAAGTCCTGTCAG GCCCAGCGAGTTCTTGGGAAGTAACTATGGAAACCACAGTCAATCACCGCCTATCCCAGTCCCCACTCAGGTCCAGAACTACCAGCGCATGGAGCAGAATCTCCATTCGACTAAACAGGATGGCTCACCACG GTTGTCGACACCAGTGCGGCGCTGCAGCAGTGGAAGCTCGTTGGGCTTCGCTCGGACCGGACCTTCGCCACCATACGTGCAGGCGCCGGTTACCGCCAGCCGCAGACTCTCTCTGGGAGGTGGTAGAACTTTCCAGCTCTCGCCTCAAG CTCCTCAGCACGCGGAGCACCGGCCAACTTATCAGCAGCACCCGCAGAGGACCGGACTTGGTACGCGGCTCCACAGTGCCCCCTGTCTTTCCGAGTGCGTCAGTGGTGGCGCCAGGCAGAAGATCAGGAAGCAGCACTCTGACCCAGTGGTCGCCCCCTCGTCGGGCCTGATGACTCTCCGCGCCTTACACTCGTCCCCCAGACTGAGTGAGCTGATGCAGCGCAGCCCTCTTCCCACCATCCTCGGCTCCCCCTCGAGG GTCCTCCCTCCATTTGAATTCCCCAAGCCTCCCAGCTCCCCGAACCTTGTGACCTTCCTCACACAGCAGGGTTTGGTCATCGGCTCTCCGTGCAGCAGGACTGCCCCGTCAGAGCCCAGAGACCCAGGACAACAAGCTCCGGTCATCCACAGACTGAACGATGACACCAGGACCTTTGGGAG GTCTCAGAGTGCTGGTCGTCTGTCTGACATGCTGCTGATGGCTGCGTTTGGACCAGGCGGACCTGTGTGTGAACAAGGCAGCGCAGAGAACCTGACCTCTGAAAAAGCCATAGAAATAACAG TGCCCCCAGGTGGTGGGGTAGGCCTTACACCTGGATCCATTAGCCCTGCACAGGTGGTCTTCACTGTGGGCTCTCCTCCCAGCGGCAGCACCCCACCTCAAACCTCCAGACAGAGGAAACACTCAG GCTCATTCATATCAGTCAGCCCCGCAGGCTCCTTCACCAGCCGGTATCCTCAGACAGGCACCTATCTGGACGGCTTCGAGGCTCCGCCCAGTCCTCGCTACAGTTTCACTGATCCTATCACAGCCAACATGGGAGGCCCCGTAACCTTTGAGGCGCCGGAGCTGCCTGAGGAGACGCTGATGGAG CAGGAGCACACGGACACGGTGCAAAGCCTGCGTTTCACCCTTGACTTTGCCCGTTGCCTGATGGAGGTGGCTGGGGCCCGTGGTGTCGCGGTGGTGGGGGAGCAGCTGGAGGTTGCTCATGCCTGCCTCGTTCAGCAGCAGAGCCTGGTAGCAGATCAGATAAGCTCGCTGAGCCGAGAGTGGAG TCATGCAGAACAGCTGGTTCTCTACCTTAAGACTGCAGAGCTCTTGTCCACTGCCTTACACACAGCCATGGAGCGAGTGAAACAGGGCAAACTCTACCCATCCGCTACAGTCAAACAAG TCGTGAGGAGGCTGAACGAGCTGTACAAGTCTAGCGTGGCGTGCTGTCGCACGCTCAGCACTCGTCTGGAGCACTTTTTTTCCAGGAAGCACCGTCTAATGGACCAAATCACCTCCATCACAGCAGAGCGGCTGCTGTTCAGCCACACTGTGCAGATG GTTCAGGCTGCTGCGCTGGACGAGATGTTCCACCAGGGGGAAGCATCGGTCCTGCGCTACCACAAAgctctgctgctgatggagggcttgtctctgctgctcactgaaCGGGACGACATCCTCAGTGTTAGCAAAT GTAAGGAGTGCATTGAACGCCGCCTCACCGCTTTGCAGTCAGGACTCTGTGTTTGA